The following proteins are encoded in a genomic region of Brachypodium distachyon strain Bd21 chromosome 1, Brachypodium_distachyon_v3.0, whole genome shotgun sequence:
- the LOC100846467 gene encoding very-long-chain 3-oxoacyl-CoA reductase 1, with product MGTGSGSGDAVLRQDPWFASLVILGALYVAAVALRLLSHSHLLRQGPTDLRRRYGPWAVVTGPTSGIGRSMALELARRGLNIVLVGRDPAKLHDISQAISKASSNTVETKAVVFDLSLVSTPQGDEAVRRFREAVAGLEVGVLVNNAGVAKPCSVYVHEVNVEAWVRMIRVNLWALTEVTAAVLPGMVERRKGAIINIGSGSSEAIPSFPLYSIYAASKRYVAQFSRSLYVEYRNKGIDVQCQAPLYVETKMTSGVHARSSRKQRSALSRLIVPTSDSYAVAAARWIGERRPLCMPNLGHRLQWALCRAVPDRVHDALRLRENLRQRALFQRLRSARLPGAPQQTKLD from the exons ATGGGCActggcagcggcagcggggaCGCCGTCCTCCGGCAGGATCCATGGTTCGCCTCGTTGGTCATCCTCGGCGCCCTCTACGTAGCCGCCGTCGCGCTCCGCCTCCTATCGCACTCGCACCTCCTACGCCAAGGGCCGACGGACCTCCGGCGCCGCTACGGGCCGTGGGCCGTGGTCACGGGCCCGACGTCCGGCATCGGGCGGTCCATGGCCCTGGAGCTCGCGCGCAGGGGCCTCAACATCGTCCTCGTGGGCCGCGACCCCGCCAAGCTCCACGACATCTCCCAGGCGATCTCCAAGGCTTCTTCCAACACCGTGGAGACCAAGGCCGTCGTCTTCGATCTCTCGCTCGTCTCCACCCCTCAAG GCGACGAGGCGGTGCGGCGGTTccgggaggcggtggcggggctGGAGGTCGGGGTGCTGGTGAACAACGCCGGGGTGGCGAAGCCGTGCTCGGTGTATGTGCACGAGGTGAACGTGGAGGCGTGGGTGAGGATGATCCGGGTGAACCTGTGGGCGCTGACGGaggtgacggcggcggtgctaCCGGGGATGGTGGAGCGGCGGAAGGGCGCCATCATCAACATCGGTTCCGGGTCCTCAGAGGCCATCCCCTCCTTTCCCCTCTACTCCATCTACGCCGCCTCCAAACG GTATGTTGCCCAGTTCTCCAGGAGCCTCTACGTTGAATACAGGAACAAAGGAATCGATGTGCAATGTCAG GCCCCGTTGTACGTGGAGACGAAGATGACCTCGGGCGTGCACGCGAGATCCTCCCGCAAGCAGCGATCAGCCCTGTCGCGGCTGATCGTGCCGACGTCCGACTCGTACGcggtcgcggcggcgcgctggaTCGGGGAGCGCCGCCCGCTGTGCATGCCCAACCTGGGGCACCGGCTCCAGTGGGCGCTCTGCCGCGCAGTGCCGGACCGCGTCCACGACGCGCTGCGCCTCCGCGAGAACCTGCGGCAGAGGGCCCTCTTCCAGCGGCTCAGATCCGCGAGGCTCCCCGGAGCCCCCCAACAAACAAAGCTGGATTGA